A stretch of the Massilia sp. W12 genome encodes the following:
- a CDS encoding RHS repeat-associated core domain-containing protein yields MPTNVRTDGKDLISQHSKGFVFQPADPVLLLPKGDPGVAPHFNISTKINNPAGTVYDHGTAVAHRQSFLGSGKHAPVVMIGKNVPTKDGDNSFLSWAKSLYVESRQAVMHAVKTGVNTLWTMLPAAAQTALNNAGQITGGMSAQDFKDAAMDDAQAMLDELLSTDTLISLGESLALTALAGVPVVGQIAGGAAVVQRMNSVLQATAGAGQELAAMAERWSKPMTPEQIKAERKKLASFLIRVGIAAILAALGKALKKRSKGAQDNGPNSNKDAQVGQGPKAQATGCACAIGKPVIIATGEKMLADTDFSLPGMIDLSWRRHYRSGNTRMSWFGQGWSHPLAQMLQLGAQGILLHDANGRSVNLPMIAVGAEHFDAYEGFTLYHPEAHAWHIIGKDGLCRTWRRARADCWLLPLAAITNRNGQRISLHYGDAPADSFAPYRPHALSDSAGRILSLQWNAGGQLLQVGLQAHGGVWPLARYAYDEQGCLLQAESGREEDGSHAIRHYHWRQGMLIGYTRADGSRFAAEYDQLSPQGRVLRSWHVESGAGLRFSYDPQRRCNTVTDALGRSTRYEYDEREDIIATTGPDGVRLATPFDPSGRPSQESDALGRSTHFQFDARGNLTAITDPAGAKTTIAYNVLDLPIKLTDALQQVTQQEYDARGNLLTRIDAAGQQTRFRYDERGLLREIEDARGGLKRLQWDGHANLQEYRDCSQRSTRMTYDALGRLLTQSDALGQTTRYVWDANSRLRQVQEADGSVQHYAWDAEGRLVRHTDALGHSTCYAYDGLGRLLQKTDANGHSLRYAYDAVGRLITLTNENREETHFRYDLQDNLIEEIGFDGRLQRYHYNAAGELTHLLEVGGSDYGPGKVTRFTRDALGRLLEKVCDAAPHEITRYRYDKLGQLLGADNAHAKLSFAYTALGQLREEIQHLHGGAPLKLAHEYDVLGNRSLTKLPDGRIINRLFYGSGHLHQINLMQPDGAMQIIADIERDALHREIQRSQGALHSAYDYDPMGRLLRQRAQQTLANRELSVAIARDYRYDAAGNLLQKHANIGATPHFNGRQETQHYVYDPAGRILQAQHQRGASQIQERFIYDPAGNLDEFSFGLPGNRLTRWRDLEYRYDSHGNVRQRTRGADERAEFAWDSSHQLRKATVTRQGVTQETEYEYDALGRRTRKRDAFGVTEYLWDGDLLLHSQRGAKQALYFYEADSFVPLATQQDGAMYWYHCDQIGTPQELTDAQGRVVWAAQYKVWGEAEMLQTGTGSAWQYGEPLPQVEQPFRFQGQQYDAETGLHYNRFRYYDPAIGRFISQDPIGLLGGSNLFAYADNPIDWIDPLGLAKKHCGKVYRALTPQQTSSALKGEALQPKNIHASYTPQEHVEDGKRRTQYNSTSKMKDRAEFYAGDKGTMVEIDLSLIPDCNIEDVSDGADFSGKAYRYARKDKEVLIKGSIPKGSYKILPKK; encoded by the coding sequence ATGCCCACCAACGTCAGAACCGATGGCAAAGATTTAATCAGTCAGCACAGCAAAGGCTTTGTATTCCAGCCGGCTGACCCGGTTTTGCTCTTGCCCAAGGGCGACCCGGGGGTGGCGCCGCATTTCAATATCAGCACCAAGATCAATAATCCGGCGGGGACGGTGTATGACCACGGCACAGCTGTTGCGCACCGTCAGAGTTTTTTGGGCAGCGGCAAGCATGCGCCGGTGGTGATGATAGGCAAAAACGTGCCGACCAAAGACGGCGACAACAGCTTCTTGTCCTGGGCCAAATCGCTGTATGTGGAAAGCCGCCAAGCGGTGATGCATGCGGTGAAGACCGGCGTCAATACGCTGTGGACGATGTTGCCGGCGGCGGCGCAAACCGCCCTCAACAACGCCGGCCAAATCACCGGCGGCATGAGCGCGCAAGATTTCAAAGACGCGGCGATGGACGACGCGCAAGCCATGCTGGATGAATTGCTGTCCACTGACACCCTGATTTCACTGGGCGAATCGCTCGCCTTGACCGCGCTGGCCGGGGTCCCGGTGGTGGGACAGATCGCCGGCGGCGCGGCGGTGGTGCAGCGCATGAACAGCGTATTGCAGGCGACCGCCGGGGCCGGGCAAGAGTTAGCCGCCATGGCCGAACGCTGGAGCAAGCCGATGACGCCGGAGCAGATCAAGGCCGAGCGCAAAAAGCTGGCCTCCTTCCTGATCCGGGTCGGCATCGCCGCGATTTTGGCGGCCTTGGGCAAAGCGCTTAAAAAACGCTCCAAAGGCGCACAAGACAATGGCCCGAATTCCAATAAAGACGCGCAAGTCGGCCAAGGCCCGAAAGCCCAAGCCACCGGCTGCGCCTGCGCCATCGGCAAACCGGTGATTATCGCCACCGGCGAAAAAATGCTGGCCGATACCGATTTCAGCTTGCCCGGCATGATAGACCTCAGCTGGCGCCGCCACTACCGCTCCGGCAATACCCGCATGTCCTGGTTTGGCCAGGGCTGGAGCCACCCGCTGGCGCAAATGCTGCAACTCGGCGCGCAAGGCATCTTGCTGCATGACGCCAATGGCCGCAGCGTGAACCTGCCCATGATCGCGGTCGGCGCGGAGCACTTTGACGCCTACGAAGGCTTCACCCTCTACCACCCCGAAGCGCACGCCTGGCACATCATCGGCAAAGACGGCCTGTGCCGCACTTGGCGGCGCGCGCGCGCCGATTGCTGGCTGCTGCCGCTGGCCGCCATCACCAACCGCAATGGCCAGCGCATCAGCCTGCACTATGGCGACGCGCCCGCCGACAGCTTTGCGCCCTACCGTCCCCATGCCTTGAGCGACAGCGCCGGCCGCATCCTGTCCCTGCAATGGAATGCCGGCGGGCAATTGCTGCAAGTCGGCCTGCAAGCGCATGGCGGCGTATGGCCGCTGGCGCGCTACGCCTACGACGAACAAGGCTGCTTGCTGCAAGCTGAGAGCGGACGTGAAGAAGACGGCTCACACGCCATCCGCCACTACCACTGGCGCCAAGGGATGTTGATCGGCTACACGCGCGCCGACGGCAGCCGCTTCGCCGCCGAATATGATCAACTCAGTCCGCAGGGACGCGTCTTGCGCTCCTGGCATGTGGAAAGCGGCGCAGGCTTGCGCTTTAGCTATGACCCGCAGCGGCGCTGCAATACCGTGACAGACGCGCTGGGACGCAGCACCCGCTATGAATATGATGAGCGCGAAGACATCATCGCCACCACCGGGCCGGACGGCGTGCGGCTGGCGACGCCGTTCGACCCCAGCGGCCGCCCCAGCCAGGAAAGCGATGCGCTGGGACGCAGCACACACTTCCAATTTGATGCGCGCGGCAATTTGACCGCCATCACCGACCCCGCAGGCGCCAAAACCACAATTGCCTACAACGTCCTGGATTTACCCATCAAGCTGACTGACGCCCTGCAACAAGTGACGCAGCAAGAATACGATGCGCGCGGCAATCTGCTGACGCGGATTGACGCCGCCGGTCAGCAAACGCGCTTTCGCTATGACGAACGCGGCTTGCTGCGCGAGATCGAAGACGCGCGCGGCGGCCTCAAGCGCTTGCAGTGGGACGGGCATGCGAATTTGCAGGAATACCGCGATTGCTCGCAACGCAGCACACGCATGACATACGATGCCCTGGGACGCTTGCTGACGCAAAGCGACGCCCTGGGGCAAACCACGCGCTATGTATGGGACGCCAACAGCCGCCTGCGCCAAGTGCAGGAAGCCGACGGCAGCGTGCAGCATTACGCCTGGGACGCCGAAGGACGCCTCGTGCGCCATACCGATGCGCTGGGACACAGCACCTGCTATGCCTACGACGGACTGGGCCGCTTGCTGCAAAAAACCGACGCCAACGGCCACAGCCTGCGCTATGCCTACGACGCCGTCGGGCGCTTAATCACGCTCACCAATGAAAACCGCGAAGAAACCCATTTCCGTTACGACCTGCAAGACAATCTGATCGAAGAAATCGGCTTCGATGGCCGCTTGCAACGCTACCACTACAACGCCGCCGGCGAACTCACGCATTTGCTGGAAGTGGGCGGCAGCGATTACGGCCCCGGCAAAGTGACGCGCTTCACGCGCGACGCCCTGGGCCGCCTGCTGGAAAAAGTATGCGACGCCGCGCCACATGAAATCACACGTTACCGCTACGACAAGCTGGGCCAGCTGCTGGGGGCCGACAATGCGCACGCCAAACTCAGTTTCGCCTACACCGCGCTTGGCCAGTTGCGCGAAGAAATCCAGCATCTGCACGGCGGCGCCCCCTTAAAACTGGCGCATGAATACGATGTGCTGGGCAACCGCAGCCTGACCAAACTGCCCGATGGCCGCATCATCAACCGCCTGTTCTATGGTTCCGGCCATTTGCATCAAATCAATCTGATGCAGCCTGATGGCGCAATGCAAATCATCGCCGACATCGAACGGGACGCACTACACCGTGAAATCCAGCGCAGCCAGGGCGCCTTGCACAGCGCCTACGACTACGACCCGATGGGCCGCCTGCTGCGCCAGCGCGCGCAACAGACCCTGGCCAATCGCGAATTGTCAGTAGCGATTGCACGCGACTACCGCTATGACGCCGCCGGCAATCTCTTGCAAAAACACGCCAACATCGGCGCCACGCCGCATTTCAATGGACGCCAGGAAACCCAGCACTACGTCTACGACCCCGCAGGCCGCATCCTGCAAGCGCAACATCAACGCGGCGCCAGCCAGATTCAAGAGCGTTTTATCTATGATCCGGCGGGCAATCTGGACGAATTCAGCTTCGGCCTGCCGGGCAACCGTTTAACACGCTGGCGCGACCTGGAATACCGTTACGACAGCCACGGCAATGTGCGCCAGCGCACACGCGGGGCCGACGAGCGCGCCGAATTTGCATGGGACAGCAGCCACCAACTGCGCAAAGCCACGGTGACACGGCAAGGGGTGACACAAGAAACCGAATACGAATACGACGCACTGGGCCGGCGCACACGCAAACGTGACGCCTTTGGCGTGACAGAATATCTGTGGGATGGCGATTTGCTGTTGCACAGCCAGCGCGGCGCCAAGCAAGCGCTGTATTTCTACGAAGCAGACAGCTTTGTTCCGCTGGCCACACAGCAAGATGGAGCCATGTACTGGTACCACTGCGACCAGATCGGCACGCCGCAAGAACTGACCGACGCCCAGGGGCGGGTGGTGTGGGCTGCACAATACAAAGTCTGGGGCGAAGCCGAAATGCTGCAAACCGGCACAGGTTCCGCCTGGCAATATGGCGAGCCGCTGCCGCAGGTGGAACAGCCTTTCCGTTTCCAGGGACAGCAATATGACGCGGAAACGGGTTTGCACTATAATCGCTTCCGGTATTATGATCCGGCGATTGGACGGTTTATCAGTCAGGATCCGATTGGGTTGTTGGGTGGGAGTAATTTGTTTGCGTATGCGGATAATCCAATTGATTGGATTGATCCGTTGGGATTAGCAAAAAAACACTGCGGAAAAGTGTATCGCGCGTTAACCCCGCAGCAAACAAGCAGTGCACTGAAAGGAGAGGCATTGCAGCCGAAAAATATACATGCAAGTTATACACCGCAAGAGCACGTTGAAGATGGAAAGAGAAGGACTCAATACAATTCAACATCAAAAATGAAAGATCGGGCCGAGTTCTATGCCGGGGATAAAGGTACAATGGTTGAAATTGACTTGAGTTTAATACCAGATTGCAACATTGAAGATGTTAGTGATGGTGCAGATTTTTCAGGAAAGGCATACCGTTATGCAAGAAAAGATAAGGAAGTATTAATTAAAGGAAGCATTCCAAAAGGAAGTTATAAAATATTGCCGAAAAAATAG